A genomic region of Desulfosarcina ovata subsp. ovata contains the following coding sequences:
- a CDS encoding SIS domain-containing protein → MTNRSLASLTLMLGRTTDRAIHGLRQMGGFCRQPPAIHWGRHPSAVTGPAVILFPCQPNRMCCGLAGIIAVKGGAQPAALELDALERLVDAAEKADLAACADHPDTIAECYLGGADTLNELLTAIRRLKQERPFLTLFKNPATQTRMADLGSRLSALLKREQAVLADQAGSLESATVEVVSSHIEILKDMIWCLNVELAANIGRVAGLMDGSADHGPDSRITLFRQINAVLNSIDRLEVRGRDSAGISILFILPAEAYNALEETFADQSLGESFARRMQRDVLSNTSISCNRTTDADGNPIVALTVVYKVAAEIGSLGDNIRFLRRQIREDEIFQRISASAHTFHSVSCHTRWASIGAITEPNCHPVDNTLAGGTMQDRPIIHACLNGDIDNYLELKTALEEGGGSIPEAITTDTKIIPLQIERYLRTGVDVSEAFRLAVSDFQGSHAIAMHTDLAPGRFFLAQKGSGQAVFVGLAEDHYMPASEVYGFIEETPRFLKMDGEKVVDGKNGKTQGQIFVLDQRTGGGLAGVTAMYYDGTPITLTDADVKETEITTRDIDRQDFPHYFLKEISEAPLSVERTLLNRWKITEADDGPHYVVQLDEKTFPRALETDFTENRIRRIFFVGQGTAGVAAQACADIFKAYLADPSIQLRALKASELSGFELNEGDDTTSMADTLVVAISQSGTTTDTNRTVDMVRARGARTLAIVNRRDSDITFKVDGVLYTSSGRDIEMSVASTKAFYSQIVAGTLLALKVAGIRSNRSKEFFSDQIAELLRIPDHMRTVLAMGNQIQMSARRLAATKTYWAAVGSGPNKASADEIRIKLSELCYKTISSDYVEDKKHIDLSSEPLIIVCAAGTRGTVIGDIIKDTAIFKAHKAAPVIIADEGEERFTPYAEDVFHVPQVSPQFAPILNTLVGHIWGYHAALAIHEGSRFLHDVRASIHDTLDRLAGQGLDVYEVVLEKSFREEILGFYQAFREKRRTRTFPTAITHASDLTLLFKYLSGRLPLTDFELDFGIRGTAKNVIDTLFRVLGESINLMSRPVDAIKHQAKTVTVGTSRISERVEGILFDTLADHALETAQIVNRNVIVMKNIQGVIERINGSILYRIDGLGLLGDPTDQTTIAILKKTGILAEIPSRVEQDPVLKGSKRIIVSQGNVYIGKGRKDGRSIVVIPATSEDPADGSRIRYLLLLNIGFKAEIPLATKIRALGGKYEHIKNIVQENSVPWADNYLDDVPVDDLFGHSAEKLAEGMVARHR, encoded by the coding sequence ATGACAAATCGATCACTCGCCAGCCTGACCCTCATGCTCGGACGCACGACTGACCGGGCCATCCATGGACTACGACAGATGGGCGGTTTTTGCCGCCAACCGCCGGCCATCCACTGGGGCCGTCATCCATCCGCGGTGACCGGGCCGGCAGTGATTCTCTTTCCCTGCCAGCCCAACCGGATGTGCTGCGGCCTAGCCGGAATTATTGCGGTAAAGGGGGGAGCGCAGCCGGCCGCGTTGGAGCTGGATGCTTTGGAGCGGCTCGTTGATGCGGCCGAGAAGGCCGACCTGGCGGCCTGCGCGGATCATCCGGATACCATTGCCGAGTGCTACCTGGGGGGGGCGGACACGCTGAACGAGTTGCTGACCGCCATCCGCCGGCTCAAGCAGGAGAGGCCGTTTCTCACCCTGTTCAAAAATCCGGCAACCCAAACGCGTATGGCGGATCTGGGCTCCCGGCTGTCGGCGCTCCTGAAAAGGGAGCAGGCTGTCCTGGCTGACCAGGCGGGCAGCCTTGAAAGTGCCACGGTGGAAGTCGTCTCCTCCCATATCGAGATTCTCAAGGACATGATCTGGTGCCTGAACGTGGAACTGGCCGCCAACATCGGGCGCGTTGCCGGTTTGATGGACGGCAGCGCGGACCACGGCCCGGACAGCCGCATCACCCTTTTCCGGCAGATCAACGCCGTGCTCAACAGCATCGACCGGCTGGAGGTGCGCGGAAGAGATTCGGCCGGCATCTCGATCCTCTTCATCCTTCCGGCCGAGGCGTACAACGCCCTTGAGGAGACATTCGCCGACCAGAGCCTTGGCGAGTCTTTTGCCCGGCGCATGCAGCGCGATGTGCTGAGCAATACCAGCATCAGCTGCAACCGGACGACGGACGCTGACGGAAATCCCATTGTTGCCCTGACCGTGGTTTACAAGGTAGCCGCCGAAATCGGCAGCCTGGGCGACAACATCCGCTTTTTGCGCCGCCAGATCCGCGAGGATGAGATCTTTCAGCGGATCAGTGCATCCGCACACACGTTTCACTCGGTTTCCTGCCATACCCGCTGGGCTTCCATCGGCGCCATCACCGAACCCAATTGCCATCCGGTGGACAACACCCTGGCCGGCGGAACCATGCAAGACCGCCCCATCATCCATGCATGCCTCAATGGCGACATCGACAACTACCTGGAACTGAAAACCGCCCTGGAAGAAGGCGGTGGCAGCATTCCCGAAGCGATCACCACCGACACCAAGATTATTCCGCTGCAGATCGAACGCTACCTGAGAACCGGTGTCGACGTGTCCGAGGCCTTTCGCCTGGCGGTGAGCGACTTCCAGGGGTCCCATGCTATCGCCATGCATACCGACCTGGCGCCCGGCCGCTTCTTCCTGGCCCAGAAAGGCAGTGGCCAGGCGGTTTTCGTGGGGCTGGCCGAGGATCATTACATGCCGGCATCGGAAGTTTACGGATTTATAGAAGAGACGCCCCGTTTCCTGAAGATGGACGGAGAAAAGGTGGTGGATGGGAAGAACGGCAAGACCCAGGGACAGATTTTCGTCCTGGACCAGCGCACCGGCGGCGGCCTGGCCGGCGTCACGGCCATGTACTACGACGGCACGCCGATTACGCTGACCGACGCGGATGTCAAAGAGACCGAAATTACCACCCGGGATATCGATCGCCAGGATTTTCCGCACTACTTCTTAAAGGAGATCTCCGAAGCGCCGCTGTCCGTGGAACGCACCCTGCTCAACCGCTGGAAGATCACCGAAGCCGATGACGGGCCCCACTACGTCGTCCAACTGGACGAGAAAACCTTTCCGCGCGCCCTTGAGACGGATTTTACCGAAAATCGCATCCGGCGCATCTTCTTCGTCGGCCAGGGAACCGCCGGCGTGGCCGCCCAGGCCTGCGCGGATATTTTCAAGGCCTATCTGGCTGATCCATCCATTCAGTTACGGGCCCTCAAGGCCTCCGAGCTGAGCGGCTTCGAGCTGAATGAAGGCGATGACACCACCAGCATGGCCGACACCCTGGTGGTGGCCATCAGCCAATCGGGAACCACCACCGACACCAACCGCACCGTGGACATGGTCCGTGCCCGCGGCGCCCGGACCCTGGCCATTGTCAACCGGCGGGATTCGGACATCACCTTCAAGGTGGACGGTGTGCTCTACACCTCCAGCGGCCGGGACATCGAAATGAGCGTGGCCTCCACCAAGGCCTTTTACTCCCAGATCGTGGCCGGCACCCTGCTGGCGCTCAAGGTGGCCGGTATCCGGAGCAACCGCTCGAAGGAATTTTTCTCGGACCAGATCGCCGAACTGCTGCGGATCCCCGACCACATGCGCACGGTCCTGGCCATGGGCAATCAAATCCAGATGTCGGCCCGGCGACTGGCGGCCACCAAGACCTATTGGGCAGCCGTGGGCAGCGGACCCAACAAGGCCTCGGCGGACGAAATTCGCATCAAGCTCAGCGAACTGTGCTACAAAACGATCAGTTCGGACTACGTGGAGGACAAGAAGCATATCGACCTCTCCTCCGAACCGCTGATCATCGTCTGTGCCGCCGGAACCCGGGGAACCGTCATCGGCGACATTATCAAGGACACGGCCATCTTCAAGGCCCACAAGGCGGCGCCGGTGATCATTGCCGACGAGGGCGAGGAGCGATTCACGCCCTATGCCGAGGACGTCTTTCACGTGCCCCAGGTGAGTCCTCAGTTTGCCCCCATCCTCAACACCCTGGTGGGCCATATCTGGGGCTATCATGCGGCCCTGGCCATCCATGAAGGCTCGCGCTTCCTGCACGATGTCCGGGCCTCGATCCACGACACCCTCGACCGGCTGGCCGGCCAGGGGCTGGACGTCTACGAAGTGGTCCTGGAGAAGAGCTTCCGCGAAGAAATTCTCGGTTTCTATCAGGCGTTCCGCGAAAAACGGCGTACCCGGACATTCCCCACGGCGATCACCCACGCATCCGATCTGACCCTGCTGTTCAAATATCTGTCGGGCCGGCTGCCGCTGACCGATTTCGAGCTCGATTTCGGGATCCGCGGTACTGCCAAGAACGTCATCGATACCCTGTTCCGCGTGCTGGGAGAGTCCATCAACCTCATGTCCCGGCCGGTGGACGCCATCAAGCACCAGGCCAAGACGGTCACTGTGGGCACCAGCCGCATCAGCGAGCGGGTGGAGGGCATCCTCTTCGATACCCTTGCCGACCACGCCCTGGAGACCGCCCAGATTGTCAACCGCAACGTCATCGTCATGAAAAACATCCAGGGGGTCATCGAGCGGATCAACGGCAGTATTCTTTACCGCATCGACGGGCTGGGCCTGCTGGGCGACCCCACGGACCAGACCACCATTGCCATCCTAAAAAAGACCGGCATCCTAGCCGAGATCCCCTCGCGGGTGGAGCAGGATCCGGTACTCAAAGGCAGCAAACGGATCATTGTCAGCCAGGGCAATGTCTATATCGGCAAGGGCCGCAAGGACGGACGCAGTATCGTGGTCATCCCGGCGACCTCCGAGGATCCTGCCGACGGCAGCCGCATCCGCTACCTGCTGCTGCTCAATATCGGCTTCAAGGCGGAGATTCCCCTGGCGACCAAAATCAGGGCCCTGGGCGGCAAGTACGAGCACATCAAAAATATCGTCCAGGAGAATAGTGTGCCCTGGGCCGACAACTACCTGGACGACGTACCCGTGGATGACCTGTTCGGCCACTCGGCGGAAAAACTGGCCGAAGGGATGGTGGCGCGGCATCGATAG
- a CDS encoding penicillin-binding transpeptidase domain-containing protein, with product MSGIYRPEGGHSFRPPSWKSYQARLQRERRTSGSRRQIRRRPLLAGLLVILLIAVGWAWLSTGSRPPVESPPADGPPTPAAAGQIEKSDVKILLGKNHLTNVAKEPVTVVFDGRPYEVDTSLDIGLQQYLLKKMDRVNSRYIGIVAIQPDTGRVLAMAGFNKRDPQNDPCLIADYPAASLFKIITAAAAVEKKGYTARSNFKFNGYKHTLYKRQLTDTTNRYTTSITLEKAFAQSVNPVFGKLGALYLDRQTLQSCGDAFGFNGQVGFELPWPTSHLAIDDDTYHRAEIASGFNRQTTISPLHGAVIVSTVLNGGRPVEPTLVDRIVDDTGEVIYRSQPRFLPAAVTAKTAAVLKTLMTATITSGTARKQFRGYSRSKVLSRLKLGGKTGSIANRGHDARFDWFVGFASEKKGPEKLVVSVMVAHEEYIGIRAGQYARMAMEHYFKDYFARQDDAGKDSSG from the coding sequence ATGAGCGGCATCTATCGTCCCGAAGGCGGCCATTCGTTCCGTCCGCCCAGCTGGAAGAGCTATCAGGCGCGGCTGCAAAGAGAGCGCCGAACCTCCGGTTCACGACGGCAGATTCGGCGGCGACCGCTGCTGGCGGGGCTGCTGGTCATTTTGCTGATCGCGGTGGGCTGGGCCTGGCTTTCTACCGGCAGCCGTCCCCCGGTTGAATCACCCCCGGCTGATGGCCCACCGACGCCGGCGGCCGCCGGCCAGATCGAAAAGTCCGATGTGAAAATCCTGCTGGGCAAGAACCACCTGACCAACGTCGCCAAAGAGCCGGTCACGGTGGTGTTCGACGGCCGGCCCTACGAGGTTGACACCAGCCTTGATATCGGGCTTCAGCAGTATCTGCTGAAAAAAATGGATCGCGTCAACTCACGCTATATCGGCATTGTGGCCATCCAGCCGGATACGGGGCGGGTCCTGGCCATGGCCGGATTCAACAAACGCGATCCGCAAAACGATCCCTGCCTGATTGCCGACTACCCGGCGGCCAGCCTGTTCAAGATCATTACGGCGGCGGCGGCCGTTGAGAAAAAAGGCTACACGGCGCGTTCGAATTTCAAGTTTAACGGATACAAGCACACCCTGTACAAACGGCAGCTGACCGACACGACCAACCGTTACACCACTTCGATCACCTTGGAGAAGGCATTTGCCCAGTCGGTCAACCCGGTGTTCGGAAAACTCGGTGCCCTCTATCTGGACCGGCAGACACTGCAGTCCTGTGGAGACGCCTTCGGGTTCAACGGCCAGGTCGGCTTCGAGCTGCCCTGGCCCACCAGTCACCTGGCCATCGATGACGACACCTACCACCGGGCGGAGATTGCCAGCGGATTCAACCGGCAGACTACCATTTCGCCCCTGCACGGCGCCGTGATCGTGTCAACCGTGCTCAATGGTGGCCGCCCGGTTGAACCGACCCTGGTGGACCGGATCGTGGATGATACCGGCGAGGTGATTTACCGCAGCCAGCCCCGCTTTCTGCCGGCGGCCGTCACTGCCAAGACCGCGGCGGTCCTGAAGACACTGATGACGGCCACGATCACATCGGGTACCGCCCGCAAGCAGTTTCGTGGCTACAGCCGCAGCAAAGTGCTCTCGCGGCTGAAACTGGGCGGGAAGACCGGTTCCATCGCCAATCGCGGCCACGATGCCCGTTTCGACTGGTTTGTGGGTTTTGCCAGTGAGAAAAAAGGACCCGAGAAACTGGTGGTCTCGGTGATGGTGGCACATGAGGAGTACATCGGCATTCGTGCCGGCCAGTATGCCCGCATGGCCATGGAGCACTATTTCAAGGATTATTTTGCCAGACAAGATGACGCCGGCAAGGATTCCAGCGGATAG
- the metG gene encoding methionine--tRNA ligase, which translates to MATPFYITTPIYYVNARPHLGHAYTTIAADVVRRFHAMSSDRTYFLTGTDEHGDKIVRAAKKENCTPREYVDKISGLFQHLWPELNISNDAFIRTTNPAHMAVVETILQRIYDSGDIYFSEYEGLYCFGCERFYTERELVDGCCPDHQTPPETIKESNYFFKMGRYQQWLIDHIEKHPDFIRPERYKNEVLAFLREPLGDLCISRPKSRLKWGITLPFDHDYVTYVWFDALLNYISALGYPDGELYQTFWPVAQHIVAKDILKPHGIYWPIMLKAAGLPIYQHLNVHGYWNVDQSKMSKSIGNVIEPLEMKNIYGLDAFRFFLMRDMAFGLDSSFSEEALVQRINADLANDLGNLFSRVLSMAHKYFGGVIPEPDPAVEKEMDLGLEENSRTAIKAFSAAMDVFAFHKGLAAVWEFITHMNKYVDVTAPWTLAKNKAARKQLETVIYNLLEGLRIISGLIYPVMPDTAVTMQKHLGMTGEDKFYKLERLNAWRGITPGVKLRKSVSLFPRVDPEKKKQVPEAVAAPAKPAKPIKPEIGIDDFAKVDLRVATVVSCQPVPRAKKLLQLEVDLGETRTIVSGIAGNYAPDELVGKQVIVVANLKPVKLMGVLSKGMLIAANDASGVTVATLDKPVTPGTPLS; encoded by the coding sequence ATGGCCACGCCATTTTATATAACCACGCCCATCTACTATGTTAACGCCCGCCCCCATCTGGGACATGCCTATACTACCATTGCCGCGGATGTGGTCCGCCGATTCCATGCCATGTCCAGTGACCGGACCTATTTTCTCACCGGCACCGACGAGCATGGGGATAAAATCGTGCGGGCGGCGAAAAAAGAGAACTGCACCCCGCGGGAATATGTCGATAAGATCAGCGGCCTCTTCCAGCATCTGTGGCCGGAGTTGAACATCTCCAACGATGCCTTCATCCGTACCACCAACCCGGCCCACATGGCCGTGGTGGAGACTATTTTGCAGCGGATTTACGATTCGGGCGACATCTATTTCAGCGAATACGAGGGGCTTTACTGTTTTGGCTGTGAACGCTTTTACACCGAACGCGAACTGGTCGACGGCTGCTGCCCGGATCATCAGACCCCGCCCGAGACCATCAAGGAGTCCAACTATTTTTTCAAGATGGGCCGATATCAGCAGTGGCTGATCGATCATATCGAAAAACACCCGGATTTTATCCGGCCCGAACGGTACAAGAACGAAGTGCTGGCCTTTCTGCGGGAACCCCTGGGCGATTTGTGCATCTCCCGGCCCAAGTCCCGCCTCAAGTGGGGCATTACCCTGCCTTTCGATCATGACTACGTCACCTACGTCTGGTTCGACGCCCTGCTCAACTACATTTCCGCCCTGGGGTATCCGGACGGGGAACTGTACCAGACGTTTTGGCCCGTGGCCCAGCACATTGTGGCCAAGGATATTTTAAAGCCTCACGGCATCTACTGGCCGATCATGCTCAAGGCCGCCGGCCTGCCCATCTACCAGCATTTGAATGTCCACGGTTACTGGAATGTGGACCAGAGCAAGATGAGCAAAAGCATCGGCAATGTCATTGAACCGCTGGAGATGAAAAACATATACGGACTGGACGCGTTCCGTTTTTTTCTCATGCGCGACATGGCTTTCGGGCTGGACTCCAGTTTCAGTGAAGAAGCATTGGTCCAGCGCATCAATGCCGACCTGGCCAACGATTTGGGCAATCTTTTCTCACGGGTGCTTTCCATGGCCCACAAGTATTTTGGCGGTGTTATCCCCGAGCCGGACCCGGCCGTGGAGAAGGAGATGGATCTGGGGCTGGAGGAGAATTCCCGAACGGCCATCAAGGCCTTCTCCGCCGCCATGGACGTGTTTGCCTTTCACAAGGGGCTGGCCGCCGTATGGGAATTTATTACCCACATGAACAAATATGTGGATGTCACCGCACCCTGGACTCTGGCCAAAAACAAGGCGGCCCGCAAACAGCTGGAAACGGTCATTTACAACCTCTTGGAGGGGCTGCGCATCATCTCCGGTCTGATCTATCCGGTGATGCCGGATACCGCCGTTACCATGCAGAAGCATCTGGGAATGACCGGCGAGGACAAATTTTATAAGCTTGAGCGACTGAATGCCTGGCGGGGAATCACCCCCGGTGTGAAATTGAGGAAGTCGGTATCCCTGTTTCCACGCGTCGATCCGGAGAAAAAGAAGCAGGTCCCCGAAGCCGTGGCGGCGCCCGCAAAACCGGCCAAACCCATCAAACCGGAGATCGGCATTGACGATTTCGCCAAGGTCGACCTGCGGGTGGCCACGGTGGTTTCGTGCCAACCCGTTCCCCGGGCCAAAAAACTGCTCCAACTTGAGGTCGATTTGGGCGAAACCCGCACCATCGTTTCGGGGATTGCCGGTAATTACGCCCCGGATGAACTGGTCGGCAAGCAGGTCATCGTCGTGGCCAATCTGAAACCGGTCAAACTGATGGGGGTCCTCTCCAAAGGCATGCTGATCGCTGCCAATGACGCGTCCGGGGTGACCGTGGCCACGCTGGACAAACCTGTAACCCCCGGAACGCCCCTCAGTTGA
- a CDS encoding iron-containing alcohol dehydrogenase family protein codes for MFRNFKMVSKMVFGRGCFAQLGDILKEQRRADRSVMVFLVDDVHKNKPLKDRLPLEKDDLLIWVNVDDEPKTKYVDQLVGQVRTHMEEKTGDLPAGVIGIGGGSSMDLSKAVALMLTNPGSAADYQGWDLIQNPAVYHAAVPTLSGTGAEVSRTTVLTGPEKKLGINSDHTVFDQIVLDPELIAGAPNPQRFYTGMDCYIHCVESLEGTYLNSFSQAYGEKSMALCQDVFLADPEDADDKLMMASYCGGMSIAYSQVGICHALSYGLAFVLGLHHGIGNSVVFDYLEDYYPQGVREFRQMMERHRIDLPRNLTANLSDAQMEKMVDVALVLEPLWENALGNDWKTIITREKIRELYRKM; via the coding sequence ATGTTCCGCAATTTTAAAATGGTCTCAAAGATGGTTTTCGGCCGGGGGTGCTTCGCCCAGCTGGGAGACATTCTTAAGGAACAGCGGCGGGCGGACCGCTCGGTGATGGTGTTTCTGGTGGACGATGTGCATAAAAACAAACCGCTGAAGGACCGTCTCCCACTGGAAAAGGACGACCTGCTGATCTGGGTCAATGTGGATGACGAACCCAAAACCAAATACGTGGACCAGCTTGTCGGCCAGGTCCGGACGCATATGGAGGAGAAGACCGGCGATCTGCCGGCCGGTGTTATCGGCATCGGCGGCGGCAGCAGCATGGATCTCTCCAAGGCGGTTGCGCTGATGCTCACCAACCCGGGATCGGCCGCCGATTATCAGGGCTGGGACCTGATCCAGAATCCGGCCGTGTACCACGCCGCCGTGCCCACCCTGTCCGGTACCGGCGCCGAAGTGTCCCGCACCACGGTGCTCACCGGCCCGGAGAAGAAACTGGGCATCAATTCCGACCACACGGTCTTTGATCAGATCGTCCTGGATCCGGAGCTGATCGCCGGTGCTCCCAACCCTCAGCGCTTTTACACAGGCATGGATTGCTACATCCACTGTGTGGAATCCCTCGAGGGCACGTATCTCAACAGCTTCTCCCAGGCCTATGGAGAGAAATCCATGGCCCTGTGCCAGGATGTCTTTCTGGCGGACCCGGAAGATGCCGACGACAAACTGATGATGGCCTCCTATTGCGGCGGCATGAGCATTGCCTACTCCCAGGTGGGCATCTGCCATGCCCTCTCTTACGGGCTGGCCTTCGTGCTGGGGCTGCACCACGGCATTGGCAACAGTGTCGTTTTCGACTATCTGGAAGACTACTACCCCCAGGGCGTCCGGGAATTCCGCCAGATGATGGAACGCCACCGCATCGACCTGCCGCGCAACCTGACGGCCAACCTGTCCGATGCCCAGATGGAGAAGATGGTGGATGTGGCTCTGGTCCTCGAACCGCTTTGGGAAAACGCCCTGGGCAACGACTGGAAAACCATCATAACCCGTGAAAAAATCAGGGAACTCTACCGAAAGATGTAA
- a CDS encoding DegT/DnrJ/EryC1/StrS family aminotransferase — protein MPGFEIFGDEERKEVNDVLETGVLFRYGFDAARKEHWKARSFETELAARLGVKHAHLCASGTAALSTALAACGIGAGDEVIVPPFTFVATIESVLMAGAVPVFAEVDDTLCLSPEAVAAALTPNTRAVVPVHMCGAMARIDELKTLCDRKGLVLLEDACQSVGASYQGKALGSFGKAGCFSFDPVKTITCGEGGAVVTDDAAVYAATHAFADHGHDHIGSDRGAEDHLMVGSNFRISELNAAVGLAQLRKLDWILETQRRNKAAIKTAMQAIDGVTFRALPDPEGDSATFLTFFMPDLDKARQAAAALGTAGVDGCFHWFDNNWHYIRKWEHFHTLKAAARLAVQALPNCPDFSDVRLPQSDGLIGRAISMQIKLGWNADQLAQRIEATVEALKGI, from the coding sequence ATGCCCGGATTTGAGATTTTCGGTGACGAAGAGCGCAAAGAGGTAAACGATGTATTGGAGACCGGCGTCCTTTTTCGTTACGGATTCGACGCCGCCCGCAAGGAACACTGGAAGGCGCGCAGCTTCGAGACCGAACTGGCCGCCCGGCTGGGGGTCAAGCATGCCCATCTTTGCGCCAGCGGCACCGCGGCCCTTTCCACGGCTCTGGCCGCCTGTGGGATTGGGGCCGGTGACGAAGTGATCGTGCCCCCCTTCACCTTTGTGGCCACCATCGAATCGGTTCTCATGGCCGGGGCCGTGCCGGTGTTCGCCGAGGTGGACGATACCCTGTGTCTCTCTCCCGAGGCGGTGGCGGCCGCCCTGACCCCGAACACCCGGGCCGTTGTGCCCGTGCACATGTGCGGTGCCATGGCGCGCATCGACGAACTCAAGACCCTTTGCGACCGCAAGGGGCTGGTCCTGCTGGAAGATGCCTGCCAGAGCGTCGGTGCCAGCTACCAGGGCAAAGCCCTGGGCAGCTTCGGCAAGGCCGGCTGCTTCTCCTTCGACCCGGTCAAGACCATTACCTGCGGCGAGGGCGGGGCGGTGGTCACCGATGATGCGGCGGTCTATGCGGCCACCCATGCCTTTGCCGACCACGGCCACGATCACATCGGCAGCGACCGGGGCGCCGAGGACCATCTGATGGTCGGGTCCAACTTCCGCATCAGCGAACTCAACGCCGCCGTGGGGCTGGCCCAACTGCGCAAACTGGACTGGATTCTGGAAACCCAGCGCCGCAACAAGGCGGCCATTAAAACCGCCATGCAGGCGATTGACGGCGTCACCTTCCGGGCCCTGCCCGATCCTGAGGGGGATTCGGCCACCTTCCTGACCTTCTTCATGCCCGATCTGGACAAGGCCCGCCAGGCGGCCGCGGCCCTGGGCACCGCCGGCGTCGACGGCTGCTTTCACTGGTTTGACAACAACTGGCACTACATCCGCAAATGGGAGCATTTCCACACCCTGAAAGCCGCGGCCCGACTGGCCGTCCAGGCCCTGCCCAACTGTCCGGACTTTTCCGATGTGCGGTTGCCCCAATCCGACGGCCTTATCGGCCGGGCCATCTCCATGCAGATCAAACTGGGCTGGAATGCGGACCAACTGGCGCAGCGGATCGAGGCCACGGTCGAGGCTCTGAAGGGGATCTGA
- a CDS encoding stage 0 sporulation family protein — protein sequence MIKKVGIRFKDGGKIYDFCCGAFVLNVGDHVIVETEKGLGFGTVETAPEVVEAQNKPAKPLKKVFRKANEKDLAQVEHNQALEREAHAFCLKSIKNLGLQMNLFSVESTFDASRLTFFFTADGRVDFRQLVKILVKQFRARIEMRQVGIRNQAKMCGGLGRCGRVFCCSSFMDKFEPVSIRMAKQQGLSLNPTKISGQCGRLMCCLTFENETYRQLKSNFPKIGKKINTKSGHGKVTRHNVICGRLSVRLDEGGEVEISLDDIIKDKTKEKTKERTKDRR from the coding sequence ATGATAAAAAAAGTGGGCATCCGATTCAAAGACGGCGGCAAGATTTACGATTTCTGTTGCGGGGCCTTTGTTCTCAATGTGGGCGACCACGTGATCGTGGAAACCGAAAAGGGCCTCGGTTTCGGTACGGTGGAAACCGCGCCGGAGGTGGTTGAAGCGCAGAACAAACCGGCCAAACCGCTGAAAAAGGTTTTTCGCAAAGCCAACGAAAAAGATCTGGCCCAGGTGGAGCATAACCAGGCCCTGGAACGCGAGGCGCATGCCTTCTGCCTGAAAAGCATTAAAAATCTCGGGTTGCAGATGAATCTGTTTTCCGTCGAAAGCACCTTCGACGCCAGCCGGTTGACGTTTTTCTTCACCGCCGACGGTCGCGTGGATTTCAGGCAACTGGTCAAGATCCTGGTCAAACAGTTCCGGGCGCGTATTGAAATGCGGCAGGTGGGCATCCGCAACCAAGCCAAAATGTGCGGCGGCCTGGGGCGTTGCGGGCGGGTTTTCTGCTGCTCGTCGTTCATGGACAAATTCGAGCCCGTGTCCATTCGTATGGCCAAGCAGCAGGGGCTCTCCCTGAACCCGACCAAAATATCGGGCCAGTGCGGCAGGCTGATGTGCTGCCTGACCTTTGAAAACGAGACCTATCGCCAGCTGAAATCGAACTTTCCCAAGATTGGGAAAAAGATCAACACCAAGAGCGGTCACGGAAAGGTCACCCGGCACAACGTGATCTGCGGCCGCCTATCGGTTCGGCTGGACGAAGGGGGCGAAGTTGAAATCAGCCTCGACGACATTATCAAAGACAAGACCAAAGAGAAGACCAAAGAGAGAACCAAAGACAGGAGATAA